In Hymenobacter volaticus, the genomic window GCCAGGTAGAGCAGCAAAGCTCGCGGCCGCACACTCCAATGCCACCGAGGCGGCCGGCCTCATGGCGCAGCGAAATCTGGCGCATCTCTACCCGCACGCGAAACTCGTCGGCGAGGCGCTTAATCAGGTCCCGGAAGTCCACCCGGTCCTCGGCAGAGTAAAAGAAGGTGGCGCGGGTGCGGTCGGCTTGGTATTCCACATCGGAAAGCTTCATGCGCAGGTGCAACTCATCGACCACGGTACGGGCCCGGAACATGGTACCCATTTCTAGGTCGCGCACAGCGTTCCAGCGCTCCATATCCGGCTCGGTAGCCACGCGCAAGATGTTGTGGATGTCTTTGGAGTCGAGAGGCACTTTCTTCTTTTTCATCTGCAAGCGCACCAATTCGCCCTTGAGCGAAACGTGGCCCAAATGCCAGCCATTGCCACCTGCTTCCACTACCACCGCGTCGCCAGTGACCAGTGGTAAGTGATGGGTATTGCGATAAAAGTCTTTGCGTCCGCCCTTGAAGCGGATCTCTACAACATCAAAGCCTTTGAAGTCACTAGGGGTGTCCAGATCCTGGAGCCAGTCGAACACATTAAGACGGGTACAACCACTACTACAACTGCCTTTCGAGCCACAGCCCGAGGTAGTAGTAGAGCAGCCACCGCCAGTAGAACAGGAAGTACAAGCCACAGCGAAAGATCTATATAGTGAAGCAGCGTCAGGCGCCGCGAAAATTCAGTTTCTACAAAGATACATAATTCGAAAGCGGGGTTCAGCCTGACCCGTTTAACTCTGATCCGGGGTCAAAAACAATAGACTAAACTGCGCCGCTAGCCATGTCTCAACAGTTCCTTACCTACTTAAACGCAAAGAAGCCTGCTAGATGCAGGCTTCTTTGTAGCACAACAAAGTAGGGGAGCCTAAGGCTTCAGCACCACTTTCAAGCAGTTGTCCTTTTTGTTGCGGAAGATGTCGTAGCCGTGGGCAGCTTCTGACAGTGGCAGGCGGTGCGAGATAATGTCGTCGAGCACTACTTTGCCTTCTATCACATATTGGAGTAGTTTGTCGATGTGCTTTTGCGCGGGTGCTTGGCCACCGCGGATAGTAATACCTTTATCGAAGAACTGGTGGATAGGGAAATTGTCGAAGGGCGAGCTATACACGCCCAACACCGTCACGACACCGCCGCGGCGTACGGCGCTCATACAAGCTTCCAGCACTTTCGGCGAGCCTTTTTCGAGGTTTAGTACGGCTTTGGCGCGGTCGAGCAGGTCACGGTCGGGCTCGAAACCTACGCACTCTACACATACATCGGCGCCGCGGCCTTCGCTCATATCCCGGATTTGCTGTACTACATCCTTAGCGTTTTCCCACAGAATAATTTCCGAGTTCGTCGCCTTCTTGGCTTTATCAAGGCGATACTGCTGCGTATCGACGAGCACGACGCGTGCCGCCCCGCGCAGCCATGCCGACTTTGCAGCCATAATACCCACCGGCCCCGACCCGAAAATGGCAATGAACTCGCCACCTTTCACATCAGCCCAATCGATGCCGGAGTAGCCCGTTGGGAAAATATCGGTCAGAAACAATGCCTGCTCATCGGTCAGAGAATCGGGAATAACGCGCGGGCCAAAGTCGGCGTAGGGCACGCGCACAAACTCGGCTTGGCCGCCGTTGTAGCCTCCATAAATATCGGTGTACCCAAAGAGGGCACCGCCTTTTTCGGTCATCAGTCCTCCCTCAGGGCCATAATGTTCAGGGTTGGAATTTTCGCAGTGCCCGGGCAACTCATGATTACAGAAATAGCAAGTACCGCACGCAATAGGAAACGGCACTACCACCCGGTCACCGACTTTGAGTTTATTGCCAACTCCTTTACCTACTTCCTCTACTATCCCCATGAACTCGTGCCCTAGCACCATAGGACGAGGCTGTGGGATGCTGCCGTTGTAAATGTGCAAGTCGGAACCGCAGATAGCTGTGCTCGTGACGCGAATAATGGCGTCGCGGGCATCTTCAATTTTAGGGTCATCTACGGTGTCGACGCGAACGTCTTTCATCCCATGATACACGAGTGCTTTCATAGCTAGGTTAGGTTTTGGATGTAGAAGAGGAGCAGAGCGGCCGAAGCCAATGCAAGGCTAACGGTGGCGCTTAAGCCAGAGTTGTTGTTCCGTTCCCCTCTTTACCTAGTTGCGACTTACAAAGCTACCATGCTACACAACTCTAAAACCCATAATACACTATCTATAAACAGGTTACACATTATCTACAAAGCCAAGCAATTGCTTTTCATCGCCAATAATGCCAGAATCTAGTATGTACCCACTAATAGCAGTGTAATAACGAGTACACCACTGAAGCTCTGCTTGTTATTAAACTGAAACCGCTACCCCTAGCGTGGCATGGCGGTTTTGCCCCACAAAATTGTAGTACTGCTATTTGTTGGCTGGTTTATGCGCCCAGCTTATATACTTGGATACCAGCCGACGTGAAAATGTAAGCGTAGCCCTCCCCTAGCAGCACTTGCCGCACGTCGGCAGCTGGTACCGGCAAAGCCAAGGCGCGCTGTGTGAGGTTATAAAGGTGAAAAAGCTGCAAGGCTCCATCGGCTAAGAAATACAACTCGTCGCCTTGAAAGCCAATAGTAGTAAGGTTGAGAAAGGGCAACTTTTTGCGGTAGTTGCCCAAGTTATCGAACACATAAATCCCATTCACTCGGTCAACCAAATACAGATTGTTCTGATACTTACGCAGAAAACGAAAATCGGGACGGGAACGGCCGATAAGCAGATCCAGGGGCGTATTGCGGGTGTTGCGCGGCTGCGTTGGATCGAACTGGCGTAGTGTCAAGTCCGATTCGTTCAGTAGCCATATTCGGTCATCGGGAGCTAGCGTGGCGGCGCGGGCAGTACCTTCCAGCAAATCCAATAGGTTAAGTTGGCTGATGGGGCAGCAAACCGGTCGAGCATCAAGAGTTCCTGCCGGTCGTCGTAGAACACCAGAACCTTGGTGGTATTCCAAGCTTCAATTTGGGCTACGTGGCCCGGCTGCGGCGGCGAGTACGTGTTGAGGGCTTGGCCGTCGGGACCGTACTGATGCACATTGTTTTGGGCATCGGCCACATACAAAGTGCCACGCCGATCCAACGAAGCTACTCCGGGTCGCGGCAAGGCAACACTGCGCACCAGCGTCCAAGAAGCAATAGCCGGAGGAGTTTCGCCAGGCTTTGCTACCGAAGACGGTGCTTGGGCAGGAGCGGGCTGTTGACCAGGAGGCGCCACCGATGCTGGAGTAGGCACAGTGGTTTGAGCAAGAGTTGGCGATACCCCAAAAGCAGCAAGCAGTAGAACTATGGGCAGAAGATGCTGCCCGTGCAGCTTACTGCTTAGTCTCGAAATGCTGCAGAACCAGGTCAGTGCCATCATACACGCCATACGAGCAATAATTGACCCATTCGCCGAGGTTCATGTACCGGCTCCCGGGAGCTACTGCTACGTCTATTGGTAGATGGCGGTGGCCAAATACGTAATAATCGTGGTGAAAGAGCTTTTCCAGTTCCCGGCAGTAAATCAGCAGCCACTCCTCGTCGCCGTAATATTTTTCATCTTCCTTGGTGTTCTGAATCCGGCTACGACGGCTCCAGCCATTTGCCAAGCCAATACCAAAGTTGGGGTGCAATCGCGCAAACAGCCATTGCGCCACCGGCGAGGCGAAAATACGCTTCAGTATTTTGTAGGTATGGTCTTTCGGTCCGAGCCCGTCGCCGTGCCCAATGTGAAATTCGCGCCCTCCAATCTGTTGGCTAACCGGATGACGCAGGATAGGGATACCAAGTTCTTCGGTGAAGTAATCGAACATCCACATATCGTGGTTGCCCGTGAAAAATGTAATTGGCACCCCAGCGTCAGTCAGCTCCGCGAGTTTGCCTTGCAAGCGAATAAAGCCCCGTGGAATGGCGTGCCGATACTCAAACCAGAAGTCGAAGATGTCGCCGAGCAGGTAGATGGCGGCAGCATCAGGCGCAACAGAATCTAGCCAGCGCACAATACGTCGCTCGCGCGCCAGCGAACTGGCGGCATCGGGCACTCCAAGATGGAAATCGGAAGCAAAATATACGCGCTGGCCAGGGGCAACGTCAAATCAGGCAGGCGAGGTGGCGGCTTCGTCATCCAGTAAAAACAGAGCAAGGCTGCGCGGGCCGTGGGCACCGAGCACAAGAGTCTTTTCAATATCAGCCGTGCGGCTGGGGCCCGTGGTAAGCGAAATCATCGAAGGCAGATGCTCGGGGCCGTATTTCTGCTGCAAGTTGCGTAGCGCATCACTAATATCGGCCACTACTTGCGACGTGCGGGCCACTACCAAGTGCTGATCGGGATAGATACTGAGGCGGCGCCCACTGCTCGTGGCGGCCGATACGAGCACGCTGCCCGTACGAGCTATCAACGCTTCGCAGGTAGTCAGCCCCGCGTCGGCGTGGTCAACAAAGTCGCCTTCATCCTGATTGAAAACGAGGCCACCAGCGTGCAGCATCTTTTTCAATTCTGGCTCCCATACATAAAGATGTTCCAGCTCTTTTTCCTTTTTGTAGGTAAAAAGCTGATCGTAGAAATGCTCCTCCGATTCGCAGAAATACAGTTGCCCTCCCACTCGCACAAAGCTTTCAGCAAACGCAACGGCTAAGTCGCCGGGGCCTTTGGGTGTAGAGGAGCCGTAAAATCGGGCGCAGGCTTAGAAGGAGTAGGCTGCTGTAGCGATTCGCGGATACGGCGCAGAATAATATCGCGGGAGGATTCAGACATAGCTCAAAGGTAATTAAGCTCTAAGGTAGAAGCTGCTAACTACACTGCAAAACCCTGATGCATTCAGAAGTCCAGCAATCGGCAAGTGGATTATGATGCTGATTTGAATTCACAGCACGTGATGTAAGCTTTTCACTCTGCCTCAAGGGTATCTTTCAATAGGGTAGTCAGTGTCATTTAAGTAGCCGAGACTTTTATAATAATAGTCTTAAAATGTAATATCATATAACATTAACTGAACTTGATATAATACAGTCATATTTGTTTTTGTCTTACTACATTATATCCTATATTTCATAACCATTAAGTCATGTTTAATTGGCATTTATAGCTTAATTTTACGCTTGAAAGGAATTAACATGAAGAAAGAATACAAATTTATACAGCTTATATCTATAATCAACAGGCTCCATTTAGTTGGCAAGCCAGCTTGGGCAACACTTGCTTTCTTTATAGTGACGCTTGACATTTTCGCCCAATCACCAGATACAACGCTGGTGAACGGCATGCGCAACATCACACTTGAAAACGTAGACGTAGCGCCTGCCATTGTAGACACCAAGAGTTGGTTGCTTCTTAACCAGGATATCCAAATAGAACTGGATGGGGCTGTGCACAACCTCTACAACTCCAAGCACGATCAGGCTGAAAAGCAGTTCCGGTCTTTGCGCCGGCGCTATCCACAACACCCAATGCCTTACTTCTTGATGGGGTTAAGCACGTGGTGGAAAATCATGCCGAGCAACGTCACCAACACCATTTACGACAAGACGTTTTTCGCTTACATGGACACGGCCATTACCAAAGGAGAACGGCTGTACGACATCGACAACAAAAACTATGAAGCCTGCTTCTTCCTTGCTGCTGCCTATGGTTTCGACGCCCGCCTGCACGCCGAGCGCCATGACTTGCGTAAGGCGACTGTCAGCAGCAAACGCGCCCTCGACTATTTAGATAAGAGCAAGGAAGCGAATGGCTTGAGCCCAGAGTTCTTACTTGGGCAAGGGCTATTCAACTACTATGCTGCCTGGATTTCAGACGAGCATCCATGGTTGCGCCCTATTTTACTGCTGTTTCCTAGAGGCAACCGCCAATTGGGTCTGCAGCAGATCAAGAATGTAGCCGCCAATGGCATGTACACTGGTCCTGAGGCCAAGTTTTTCTTAATGAAGATCTTGGGGAGCGAGCAAGAGAACAATTCAGCGGGTGCCTTGCAGGTCGCCCGTCAACTAGCTACCACTTACCCAGACAATGGCTACTTCGAGCGCTACTACGCAATGCTTTGCTTCAATAACGGCGAGCACCGCAAATGCGAACAAGTTAGTCTCGACATTTTAGATAAGTTAAATCGGGGGATGCCTGGCTACGAAGGATTTAGCGGCCGATACGCTACCTATTATTTAGGCTGGTTGAATCAGAACAAGTACAAGAACGCTGCGAAGGCGAAGGACTACTTTCAGCGGTGTGTGG contains:
- a CDS encoding zinc-dependent alcohol dehydrogenase → MKALVYHGMKDVRVDTVDDPKIEDARDAIIRVTSTAICGSDLHIYNGSIPQPRPMVLGHEFMGIVEEVGKGVGNKLKVGDRVVVPFPIACGTCYFCNHELPGHCENSNPEHYGPEGGLMTEKGGALFGYTDIYGGYNGGQAEFVRVPYADFGPRVIPDSLTDEQALFLTDIFPTGYSGIDWADVKGGEFIAIFGSGPVGIMAAKSAWLRGAARVVLVDTQQYRLDKAKKATNSEIILWENAKDVVQQIRDMSEGRGADVCVECVGFEPDRDLLDRAKAVLNLEKGSPKVLEACMSAVRRGGVVTVLGVYSSPFDNFPIHQFFDKGITIRGGQAPAQKHIDKLLQYVIEGKVVLDDIISHRLPLSEAAHGYDIFRNKKDNCLKVVLKP
- a CDS encoding UDP-2,3-diacylglucosamine diphosphatase, which gives rise to MPDAASSLARERRIVRWLDSVAPDAAAIYLLGDIFDFWFEYRHAIPRGFIRLQGKLAELTDAGVPITFFTGNHDMWMFDYFTEELGIPILRHPVSQQIGGREFHIGHGDGLGPKDHTYKILKRIFASPVAQWLFARLHPNFGIGLANGWSRRSRIQNTKEDEKYYGDEEWLLIYCRELEKLFHHDYYVFGHRHLPIDVAVAPGSRYMNLGEWVNYCSYGVYDGTDLVLQHFETKQ
- a CDS encoding LutC/YkgG family protein; the protein is MGGQLYFCESEEHFYDQLFTYKKEKELEHLYVWEPELKKMLHAGGLVFNQDEGDFVDHADAGLTTCEALIARTGSVLVSAATSSGRRLSIYPDQHLVVARTSQVVADISDALRNLQQKYGPEHLPSMISLTTGPSRTADIEKTLVLGAHGPRSLALFLLDDEAATSPA
- a CDS encoding tol-pal system protein YbgF — encoded protein: MTLDIFAQSPDTTLVNGMRNITLENVDVAPAIVDTKSWLLLNQDIQIELDGAVHNLYNSKHDQAEKQFRSLRRRYPQHPMPYFLMGLSTWWKIMPSNVTNTIYDKTFFAYMDTAITKGERLYDIDNKNYEACFFLAAAYGFDARLHAERHDLRKATVSSKRALDYLDKSKEANGLSPEFLLGQGLFNYYAAWISDEHPWLRPILLLFPRGNRQLGLQQIKNVAANGMYTGPEAKFFLMKILGSEQENNSAGALQVARQLATTYPDNGYFERYYAMLCFNNGEHRKCEQVSLDILDKLNRGMPGYEGFSGRYATYYLGWLNQNKYKNAAKAKDYFQRCVVFSEATGQTGVGYYVHANYNLAKIADEENNVGAARRYYQVVLEKAERKSDIYYEAKDYLKTRKQMKASSSQQGPIYTTDYKAKKASAKTRLSSLDVKSSQ